Below is a genomic region from Candidatus Baltobacteraceae bacterium.
GTGGGTCATCCTGACGGTCGTGTCCTCGTGTTCCATATTCCCTCGCGAATGCAGGGCAGCGCATACCACCTCGATGGGAAATATCTAATGCGATCGGGTTCCAGTCTTACCGCGATGTCTGAGGATCGCTTGCGCGCGATTTTCTCCGAAGGTCAACCACATTGGGCCGAACAATTCACGCGCCAAGAGCTTACAGCCGAACAGGTAATTACGCTGCTTGACACGCAAACGTTCTTTGAACTGCTCAAGCAGCCATACCCGACCACTCAAGACGCAGTTCTCGAACGACTTGTTGCTGAGCATTTGATCGATGAGAGTGCGTCCGGCTATGCGATCCGTCGGCTCGGAGCGCTACTCCTCGCCAAACGATTAAGCGAATTTCCTGAGATCGCCAGGCGTGCTCCTCGGGTGATCGTCTACAACGGGATATCTAAGACCGATGTTAGGCTGGATCAGACCGGCGAGCGTGGTTATGCAGTTGGGTTTCAGGGGATCGTTGATTTTGTCGTGTCACAGTTGCCGCAAAACGAGATCCTTGAGCAGTCGCTACGGAGGAAGATTAGACTGTTACCGGACGACGCGGTTCGCGAACTAATCGCCAATGCGCTTATTCATCAGGACCTTACGCTTACAGGCATGTCTCCAATGGTTGAAATCTATTCAAATCGCATTGAGATATCGAACCCTGGTATGCCCGTGCTTCCCGTTGAACGTTTCATTGATGGGTACCAGTCGAGGAACGAGCGATTAGCGGATCTTATGCGCCGCATGTCAATCTGTGAAGAACGCAGCAGCGGGGTCGACCGAGTCGTTATGGCGGTGGAAATGCATCAGCTTCCAGCTCCGTACTTTGGCGCCATTCATCAACGGACGCTCGTTACGATCTATGGACCAAGGTCATTTGATGATATGGATCGGGATGATCGGACTCGTGCTTGTTATCAGCACTGCGCTCTCAAATGGGTCATGTCGGAAAGAATGACGAATCAGTCGTTGCGTGAGCGATTTGGCTTGCCCGACGGTAAGCAGGCGATCGTTTCGCAAATCATAAAAGATGCGATTGACGCCAAGCTAATCAAACCGGATGAGAGTGCCGGCGATTCGCGTCGGTACGCCCGCTACCTGCCCATTTGGGCCTGATTTTCATTTAATTGCAAA
It encodes:
- a CDS encoding ATP-binding protein, yielding MTTVAQIDLWRQEPSEHQQLEFKEAKNQYERRKLYEYCVAIANEGGGKLLLGIANGSPRTVVGTKAFVNLVSIAEDIFQNVGFRVDVEEVGHPDGRVLVFHIPSRMQGSAYHLDGKYLMRSGSSLTAMSEDRLRAIFSEGQPHWAEQFTRQELTAEQVITLLDTQTFFELLKQPYPTTQDAVLERLVAEHLIDESASGYAIRRLGALLLAKRLSEFPEIARRAPRVIVYNGISKTDVRLDQTGERGYAVGFQGIVDFVVSQLPQNEILEQSLRRKIRLLPDDAVRELIANALIHQDLTLTGMSPMVEIYSNRIEISNPGMPVLPVERFIDGYQSRNERLADLMRRMSICEERSSGVDRVVMAVEMHQLPAPYFGAIHQRTLVTIYGPRSFDDMDRDDRTRACYQHCALKWVMSERMTNQSLRERFGLPDGKQAIVSQIIKDAIDAKLIKPDESAGDSRRYARYLPIWA